AATGCTTTTGCGGGATTCATTGATGCACCAGTTGCAACAAactaaatcaataaaaaaaatattaatatatcgattgatgagtgaaagaaaaaaatgaatgaatgaacagcAACGACAACTTACAGCAAACAAATGTCCGACTGTATAGGCAAATcctattgataatgattttgatgaatcgattatacaattataattattattgatattgatattgcTATTATTGGTTAATTGTAAACGATTTGGGTCACAATTAGCTAGATAGGTGAGCACAATTAGaaatgttgataaaaattcgaaaccaaaaattttcgttgatGACAGTGTTGGCGTGGAAGGCATTAATGGTATGATGGTATCGAAAAGATTCTGAACAACCATTATACCGAATAATGATGCTAGAAATTGTACGAATAAATATGATATCAATCGTAATGTTGTTACACGCTCGGTAACATAAAGACCAATTGTAATAGCAATCGATAGATGACAACCACAAACATGTCCAGTACATTGTATTAATGTTGCAACTGTTAGACCGATggccaatgaatttttcaataattcaatacTATTcaattgctgttgttgaggTGGTTGTATATCATTTGTCAACGTTGTCGAAATCGTTGTTTgagttgttgtagttgtaaCAGCCAAAATACCACAGGTAAAAATCACATATAAAAATGTTGCTATAAATTCTGTACGTAATGATTTCCAGAAACGATATTCAGTCAATTCTTTAGTCAGGGTCAATTTTTCAGGtaatgattcaatatatGAACGCATTGCATTTGACATGACAAGAtaagattgttgttgatgatgattcaattttttattattttcaatactACCACCATTActagcatcatcattattggcaAATGTTCGATGAATAGCCGGAGGTGAAGAATGTGTCAGCGTgacactattattattatattattattattgctactaaattgatgatgtcgaTCCATTGCTATATTATAAAATGTTTGTCGTGATTGCTAAATTATTTTTGCTATTTAACACGATCCATAATCGATCCATAACATCGTGATGAACATGACAaatataatgttgatgatggtagacCTATATGATGATGCGGATACGAATGATCGATGACACAACGATCccgatttttttattctggtttattttattggaaaaatgaGAATGTTGTCGAAAAAGTCGAGAAAAAACcatatcaaatcaatatatttggTAATGTAACGgcataaacaaaatttgttctttctctctttctctacAGTTGTTGTTTGGCTCATaacatagttttttttggtggaatgttgatgacaattttattcttgtCAAAACACCAACTACTATAGTAGTGTGTAATCTAATATAACCAAacataaaaaagaaaaacacgATGTtctagaataataataaaaagctgttgatgatgatgaaggttTTGTAGGGATTGGTTTCAGTAAATttatatcacacacacacacacacacacacacacatgtataagttattgttttgtc
This window of the Dermatophagoides farinae isolate YC_2012a chromosome 3, ASM2471394v1, whole genome shotgun sequence genome carries:
- the LOC124498369 gene encoding uncharacterized protein LOC124498369, producing MSNAMRSYIESLPEKLTLTKELTEYRFWKSLRTEFIATFLYVIFTCGILAVTTTTTQTTISTTLTNDIQPPQQQQLNSIELLKNSLAIGLTVATLIQCTGHVCGCHLSIAITIGLYVTERVTTLRLISYLFVQFLASLFGIMVVQNLFDTIIPLMPSTPTLSSTKIFGFEFLSTFLIVLTYLANCDPNRLQLTNNSNININNNYNCIIDSSKSLSIGFAYTVGHLFAFVATGASMNPAKALAISILTEQYCLHWIYWISPLLAGLFGGLIYDYIGSIKPISSIATATTLSRPSSSSSSSSSSSIHQIVPSPILSSTSSSSSSCSGTMIDPTTITTAASASIHYNNTANLSMPQQQQPKKTIPSSSTTMMMMMEKPDNSSSSSSTLLPTTTTTTTTMTSPPAASLSTLNPVETTTIRILDTPELPIFSLQKQQRQQQQQQPKFDNDETQFLIVNHEKTSLNNSDNFINETQNKPNLIRTRY